One genomic window of Blastopirellula retiformator includes the following:
- a CDS encoding helix-turn-helix domain-containing protein, producing the protein MNVESPRTPRPIARSRSVDQWPNWRTMPGWIRDRFIQVEQFEEPSQGWEIAEVILAEAVSGGEPNDFYYLSVVVDTDAERDVEVDFGHGAFRRPSRAGNMLFGDQTYADGYLKGAGPFHNIAFYIRKQAFHDRLCNIVGDDVPPLDVLQTKSFRDDGLQTMLKYLVKQCRHNDAPLARWDSDETIDGICRRLLLFAGQKEPAIGPQDRLQPEGVKQVLEYVDAHFTQDLTRDQLAQIAGVAPGHFTRLFRQTTGETPKRYLLQLRIEKAKQLLLTSSQHLGMAAIAAECGFSSASHFVMEFRKQLGVTPDVFRRYH; encoded by the coding sequence ATGAACGTTGAGAGTCCACGAACGCCGCGGCCTATCGCCCGAAGTCGCTCGGTCGATCAGTGGCCCAACTGGCGGACGATGCCGGGCTGGATACGGGACCGCTTCATTCAGGTCGAGCAATTCGAAGAGCCGTCCCAAGGGTGGGAGATTGCCGAGGTCATCCTGGCCGAAGCCGTTTCTGGCGGCGAACCAAACGACTTCTACTATCTGTCGGTCGTGGTCGATACCGACGCCGAGCGCGATGTGGAGGTCGACTTCGGCCATGGCGCTTTCCGCCGACCCAGTCGCGCCGGCAACATGCTATTTGGCGACCAGACCTATGCCGACGGCTATCTCAAGGGCGCCGGGCCGTTCCACAACATTGCGTTTTACATCCGCAAACAGGCGTTTCACGATCGCCTATGCAACATCGTCGGCGACGACGTACCGCCGCTCGACGTCTTGCAAACCAAGTCGTTTCGCGACGATGGCCTGCAGACGATGCTCAAGTACCTGGTCAAGCAATGCCGTCATAACGACGCGCCGCTGGCGCGGTGGGACTCGGACGAAACGATCGACGGCATCTGCCGGCGACTGCTGCTGTTTGCGGGTCAAAAAGAGCCGGCGATCGGTCCCCAAGATCGCCTGCAGCCCGAAGGCGTGAAGCAGGTGCTGGAATATGTCGATGCGCATTTCACGCAAGATCTAACGCGTGATCAACTGGCGCAGATCGCCGGCGTCGCGCCGGGGCACTTCACCCGACTCTTCCGGCAAACGACCGGCGAAACGCCGAAGCGATATTTGCTGCAGTTGCGGATTGAGAAAGCGAAGCAGTTGCTACTTACCTCTTCGCAGCATCTGGGAATGGCGGCGATTGCGGCCGAGTGCGGTTTCTCTAGCGCATCGCACTTTGTGATGGAATTCCGGAAGCAGTTAGGCGTGACGCCGGACGTCTTTCGTCGCTACCACTAG